The window TATTCGATCGATGTCACGCCCTGCTCGTCGTCGATCCATCGCGATACCGCTACCGCACGTCCGCTGGTCCGCATGACAGCCTCCGAATCGGTTGACCACGAGAGCGGGGAGACTCGAGCACTGCACCGGCCGAGTCATCCGCCGTTCGGTCCATTCGACATCTGTTGGTTGAGAGTCCGGCCCTGCACGAGCGACGGGATGGCGACGAACGGGCCGGACCCGCCGTTCGCCGCCCCGCCATTCAGATCGCCGCGTTGAGGTCGTCCGCAATCGTGTTGAAGACGTCCTTGAGGTCGCCCCCGACCGTCGTCAGTGCTGCGACGAGGCCCACTGCGATCAGCGCGGCAATCAGGCCATATTCGATGGCCGTCACGCCTTGCTCGTCTTGGACGAAACCGCGGACTTTCTGGATGAACGTGGACATGGCTATTCTCCTTTCGGACTGCTATGAAAACCCCGTTGTCGCGGATCGACGCGGGGAGCGGGTACTACCGGCACAACAAAAGGATTCGAATGCAGCGCTCAGCGACGCACACGGCAGGGTACGAGCCTCGCTGGGCGAACGATCGTCGGTGAGCTGATGCGAGCGATATGCAT is drawn from Burkholderia diffusa and contains these coding sequences:
- a CDS encoding Flp family type IVb pilin: MSTFIQKVRGFVQDEQGVTAIEYGLIAALIAVGLVAALTTVGGDLKDVFNTIADDLNAAI